One part of the Novipirellula aureliae genome encodes these proteins:
- a CDS encoding uracil-DNA glycosylase, translating into MADPASSDPQRTGDLDRDNTLLQAAAFAEHLQRSGVAFLPRANPDRVAEFKQRFAPSIPIAPATEKKAAVEQVAEEKILPKPPESRPESRPESRPESRPEFQSTSIRGEAAKRYPCEARPVSQRTAELDTLASTVAACTKCPELVHCRTQTVFGEGDPQARFVFFGEGPGADEDRTGRPFVGKAGQLLDKMIVACKLTRDEVYILNTVKCRPPGNRNPEPEEIENCRPFFESQLEIIRPQYIVCLGAVGTQALLRSKLPIGKLRGKFHRYFDSKVVATYHPAYLLRNPAAKKAAWADLQMMLKDAGISLR; encoded by the coding sequence ATGGCTGACCCTGCTTCTTCCGATCCACAACGAACGGGCGATCTTGATCGCGACAACACCTTGCTGCAAGCTGCTGCGTTTGCGGAACATTTGCAGCGATCGGGCGTTGCCTTTCTTCCCAGAGCCAACCCGGACCGGGTCGCAGAATTCAAGCAGCGGTTTGCTCCGTCAATTCCGATCGCTCCTGCGACGGAGAAGAAGGCCGCCGTCGAACAGGTTGCCGAAGAGAAGATCCTCCCAAAACCGCCTGAATCCCGGCCTGAATCCCGGCCTGAATCCCGGCCTGAATCCCGGCCTGAATTCCAGTCCACGTCGATCCGTGGCGAAGCCGCGAAGCGATACCCTTGCGAAGCACGGCCCGTTTCCCAAAGAACGGCGGAGCTCGATACGCTCGCCAGCACCGTTGCCGCATGTACCAAGTGTCCAGAACTCGTTCACTGTCGAACGCAGACGGTTTTCGGCGAAGGAGATCCGCAAGCCCGATTCGTGTTTTTCGGCGAAGGCCCAGGCGCCGACGAAGACAGGACAGGACGCCCGTTTGTTGGAAAAGCAGGTCAATTGCTAGACAAGATGATCGTCGCATGCAAGCTGACTCGGGACGAAGTCTATATTTTGAATACCGTCAAATGTCGCCCCCCCGGCAATCGCAATCCTGAACCCGAAGAAATCGAGAATTGCCGCCCCTTTTTCGAAAGCCAGCTAGAAATCATTCGCCCTCAGTACATCGTTTGCCTCGGTGCCGTGGGCACGCAAGCTCTGCTGAGGTCGAAATTACCGATCGGAAAACTAAGAGGAAAATTTCATCGCTATTTCGATTCGAAAGTCGTGGCGACCTACCATCCAGCTTACTTGCTAAGAAATCCTGCCGCCAAAAAGGCCGCCTGGGCCGATCTCCAAATGATGCTCAAAGATGCCGGGATCTCACTTCGCTAG